The proteins below come from a single Kitasatospora sp. NBC_00315 genomic window:
- a CDS encoding FAD/NAD(P)-binding protein, with protein MSRTGTCPRVLIVGAGLAGTATAIRLLRFARRPLEVVLLERRADYRSAGVAYHREGNPWDHVFNIQAGRMSAFREDVHDFVRWANREADRRDWPPPWAGFEFVEQGPAPRRIFQDYLVDRLAEAAREACPGVVLVEADGEAVDMEVRSHGVDVTIRRPSEGDAGAAREPEATVLLADHVVLATGLELREPAFAAEVLAHPSFVRNPYSAAGVHKLAALPSDATVAIVGSVLSAYDSAGLLLRRGHSGRIHLISRTGTLFRTYPGGHEHEVVRLPCPKELLEPYRGREEFLGRVRHAWERACATVLREHPDVAPQVVAERVAKAWEPHLPKAIERIPSAELRRLLDEFGTAMAAFRVGAVEYTMAVIERAMHSADGSVKLVVGTVRAIAPAASGRLVVSVTAPEEQHAIEADLVISNFGRESDYSRVGQSLWRNLLRRGIAAPHERTGRGLEVDDRGVLLNPDGQRSGPISAVGVPREGDEIVRNGRTGAFTFNLAAIKNQSIAVAAQAIEQLELRADECAQEMTQCQEHVSNMEEAARAGFEEAVVLEVRRLATRARSERELLDSRLDARIRSVAELPALTMDASRSDRLIRAVVNRAAVVRLTDVSVTPRQLRRQLGMANADDLGE; from the coding sequence ATGAGTCGAACAGGTACATGCCCAAGAGTGCTCATCGTCGGGGCGGGCCTGGCCGGCACCGCCACCGCGATCCGTCTGCTCCGGTTCGCCCGCCGTCCGCTCGAAGTGGTCCTGCTCGAACGGCGGGCCGACTACCGCTCCGCCGGGGTCGCCTACCACCGGGAGGGCAACCCCTGGGACCACGTCTTCAACATCCAGGCCGGACGGATGTCGGCCTTCCGGGAGGACGTCCACGACTTCGTCCGCTGGGCCAACCGGGAGGCCGACCGCCGGGACTGGCCGCCGCCCTGGGCCGGGTTCGAGTTCGTGGAGCAGGGCCCGGCGCCCCGGCGGATCTTCCAGGACTACCTGGTCGACCGGCTGGCCGAGGCCGCGCGGGAGGCCTGTCCCGGCGTCGTGCTCGTGGAGGCGGACGGCGAGGCGGTCGACATGGAAGTACGTTCCCACGGAGTCGATGTGACGATACGTCGGCCTTCCGAGGGTGACGCCGGGGCCGCGCGGGAGCCGGAGGCGACGGTGCTCCTCGCCGACCACGTCGTGCTCGCGACCGGTCTCGAACTCCGGGAGCCGGCCTTCGCCGCCGAGGTGCTCGCCCACCCGTCCTTCGTGCGCAACCCGTACTCCGCCGCGGGCGTCCACAAGCTCGCCGCGCTGCCCTCGGACGCCACGGTCGCGATCGTCGGGTCGGTGCTGAGCGCCTACGACTCGGCCGGCCTGCTGCTGCGCCGGGGCCACAGCGGGCGGATCCATCTGATCTCCAGGACGGGGACGCTGTTCCGGACGTACCCCGGCGGTCATGAGCACGAGGTGGTGCGACTGCCCTGCCCGAAGGAGCTGTTGGAGCCGTACCGCGGTCGCGAGGAGTTCCTCGGCCGGGTCCGCCACGCGTGGGAGAGGGCGTGTGCCACCGTCCTGCGGGAGCACCCCGACGTCGCCCCGCAGGTGGTGGCGGAGCGGGTGGCCAAGGCGTGGGAGCCGCACCTCCCCAAGGCCATCGAGCGGATTCCCTCCGCTGAACTACGGCGCCTGCTGGACGAGTTCGGAACTGCGATGGCCGCGTTCCGGGTCGGTGCGGTGGAGTACACGATGGCGGTCATCGAGCGCGCGATGCACTCGGCGGACGGCTCGGTGAAGCTGGTCGTCGGCACCGTGCGGGCGATCGCCCCGGCGGCGTCCGGGCGACTGGTCGTCTCGGTGACGGCTCCGGAGGAGCAGCACGCCATCGAGGCGGACCTCGTGATCTCCAACTTCGGCAGGGAGTCCGACTACAGCAGGGTCGGCCAGTCGCTCTGGAGGAACCTTCTGCGGCGGGGGATCGCGGCACCCCACGAGCGCACCGGGCGGGGCCTGGAGGTCGACGACCGGGGCGTGCTCCTGAACCCCGACGGGCAGCGGTCCGGCCCGATCTCCGCCGTCGGCGTGCCGAGGGAGGGCGACGAGATCGTGCGCAACGGCCGGACCGGTGCGTTCACCTTCAATCTCGCCGCCATCAAGAACCAGTCGATCGCGGTCGCCGCGCAGGCGATCGAGCAACTGGAACTGCGGGCGGACGAATGCGCCCAGGAGATGACCCAATGCCAAGAGCATGTCAGCAATATGGAGGAAGCGGCCCGGGCCGGATTCGAGGAGGCTGTGGTTCTGGAGGTGAGGAGGTTGGCCACTCGTGCTCGAAGTGAGCGGGAACTGCTCGATTCCCGACTGGACGCCCGGATCCGATCCGTGGCCGAACTCCCGGCCCTCACGATGGACGCTTCCCGGAGTGACCGCCTGATCAGGGCAGTCGTCAACCGGGCCGCCGTCGTACGACTCACCGACGTCTCCGTGACGCCGCGGCAGCTGCGTCGACAACTGGGTATGGCGAACGCCGACGATTTGGGGGAGTAG
- a CDS encoding class I SAM-dependent methyltransferase: MKAQGADERSRDGYRGTGPGAITPDGCAVEVWERLPVGDEPEVIERSVPAGASILELGCGAGRITRPLVRRGFVVTAVDESAEMLERAARVGGVRTVRGAIEGLDLGERFDVVLLGSFLVHAGDPEVRRALLGTCRRHVAEHGCVLVQREGADWHERLPRERRIGDGLSRVVSAEPAGPGVNSVHVEYVFPDASWTQTFLSRPLTPEAFEQALAEAGLTVTEYLTQDSTWARAVPSP; this comes from the coding sequence ATGAAAGCACAGGGGGCGGACGAGCGGTCACGCGACGGGTACCGGGGCACCGGTCCGGGGGCGATCACGCCGGACGGCTGCGCGGTCGAGGTCTGGGAGCGCCTTCCGGTCGGTGACGAGCCGGAGGTGATCGAACGATCGGTGCCGGCCGGCGCGAGCATTCTCGAACTCGGCTGCGGGGCAGGCCGGATCACCCGGCCGCTGGTGCGGCGGGGATTCGTGGTCACCGCCGTCGACGAGTCCGCCGAGATGCTGGAGCGGGCCGCGAGGGTGGGCGGCGTCCGCACCGTCCGGGGCGCGATCGAGGGGCTGGACCTCGGCGAGCGCTTCGACGTCGTCCTGCTCGGGTCGTTCCTCGTCCACGCCGGCGATCCCGAGGTGCGGCGCGCCCTGCTGGGCACCTGCCGGCGGCACGTGGCCGAGCACGGCTGCGTGCTGGTGCAGCGCGAGGGCGCCGACTGGCACGAGCGGCTGCCCCGGGAGCGGCGGATCGGCGACGGACTCTCGCGGGTGGTCTCCGCCGAGCCGGCCGGCCCGGGCGTGAACTCCGTCCACGTCGAGTACGTCTTCCCGGACGCGAGTTGGACGCAGACCTTCCTGTCCCGCCCACTCACTCCCGAGGCCTTCGAGCAGGCTCTCGCCGAGGCCGGTCTCACCGTGACCGAGTACCTGACGCAGGACAGCACGTGGGCGCGGGCGGTGCCGAGCCCCTGA
- a CDS encoding HEAT repeat domain-containing protein, giving the protein MFEPVIAPSASLLGLLQRGRGDGQLHALAADRTEAISALEECVTADPRADWQVENRSLYYARLYMELEAPLDGIEDHLHDPEDLLDHDDNRTGLALSVLGHLAAYGRRDALLMLREYAATGTNWTWALDELAMRDDDLGLLVLGPAVLDRFPEGPEGDADLRAAVRGAYEPRPWRLWAAHHPRIAAASEQSPFDLWQRQLKRGGVTPGWSTADVLAWADQGDPFDGAAAFDRFDPAHPSEPDAAARRAAAAARCLAAVVRPEDRERVLEAAGAGLPGARRAALRYLVDVQDPAAAALIEAAAADVDGRIVRAALEVLGRMRGPHALAHARRWADPATGGADSALGEAAVQLLADAGESGDAPVVVDALRRWISVRGVTGAGLGSLVDGAGRLAAVAAVPALRHVYGEAASSELRGRAARALAATDEHFPEGPAVECLWDCEEATRELAARHVATTGDARVLERLRRLAADPAEEAEVHAAVRGRLGARDRTR; this is encoded by the coding sequence ATGTTCGAGCCAGTGATAGCGCCCAGTGCCAGCCTCCTCGGCCTCCTCCAGCGAGGCCGCGGTGACGGGCAGCTCCATGCGCTGGCGGCCGACCGTACCGAGGCGATCTCCGCCCTGGAGGAGTGCGTCACCGCCGACCCGCGCGCCGACTGGCAGGTCGAGAACCGCTCCCTCTACTACGCGCGCCTCTACATGGAGCTCGAAGCACCGCTCGACGGCATCGAGGACCACCTGCACGACCCCGAGGACCTGCTCGACCACGACGACAACCGGACCGGCCTGGCCCTCTCCGTGCTCGGCCACCTCGCCGCCTACGGGCGCCGCGACGCCCTGCTGATGCTGCGCGAGTACGCCGCCACCGGAACCAACTGGACCTGGGCCCTGGACGAGCTCGCCATGCGGGACGACGACCTCGGCCTGCTCGTGCTCGGTCCGGCCGTGCTGGACCGCTTCCCCGAGGGCCCGGAGGGCGACGCGGACCTGCGGGCCGCCGTCCGCGGCGCGTACGAGCCCCGGCCGTGGCGGCTGTGGGCCGCGCACCACCCCAGGATCGCCGCCGCGAGCGAGCAGTCCCCCTTCGACCTCTGGCAACGCCAGCTCAAGCGTGGCGGTGTGACCCCCGGCTGGAGCACCGCCGACGTGCTCGCCTGGGCCGATCAGGGTGATCCGTTCGACGGCGCGGCCGCCTTCGACCGCTTCGATCCGGCGCACCCGTCCGAGCCGGACGCCGCCGCCCGCAGAGCCGCCGCCGCCGCCCGCTGCCTCGCCGCCGTGGTCCGGCCCGAGGATCGCGAACGGGTCCTCGAAGCCGCCGGGGCCGGCCTGCCCGGCGCCCGTCGGGCCGCCCTGCGGTACCTGGTCGACGTCCAGGATCCGGCCGCCGCGGCGCTCATCGAGGCCGCCGCCGCCGACGTCGACGGACGCATCGTCCGGGCCGCCCTGGAGGTCCTCGGCCGGATGCGCGGCCCGCACGCCCTCGCCCATGCCCGCCGCTGGGCCGATCCGGCCACCGGCGGCGCCGACAGCGCCCTCGGCGAGGCCGCCGTCCAGCTGCTCGCCGACGCCGGTGAGAGCGGCGACGCCCCGGTGGTGGTCGACGCGCTGCGCCGCTGGATCTCGGTGCGCGGGGTGACCGGCGCCGGTCTCGGGAGTCTGGTCGACGGTGCGGGGCGGCTGGCCGCCGTCGCCGCCGTCCCCGCCCTGCGGCACGTCTACGGGGAGGCCGCCTCCTCCGAACTGCGCGGGCGCGCCGCCCGGGCGCTCGCCGCCACCGACGAGCACTTCCCCGAGGGCCCCGCCGTCGAGTGCCTCTGGGACTGCGAGGAGGCCACCCGCGAACTCGCCGCCAGGCACGTCGCCACCACCGGTGACGCCCGTGTGCTGGAGCGCCTGCGCCGCCTCGCGGCCGATCCGGCCGAGGAGGCCGAGGTGCACGCCGCGGTGCGCGGCCGGCTGGGAGCGCGGGACCGCACCCGCTAG
- a CDS encoding PAS domain-containing protein, translated as MSHPSPAAPEAAPPVPTGVGAAEWDLLTDSVRWSPEAYRLLGRDPLLGPLTLDQLPARLPEQDRPALRRLMTDVLVHGRARTGTVRILRPGGAPSTLRCAGRPVLDEDGRITALRLLLRAG; from the coding sequence ATGAGCCACCCTTCCCCTGCCGCCCCCGAGGCGGCCCCGCCCGTGCCGACCGGCGTCGGCGCCGCCGAGTGGGATCTGCTCACCGACAGCGTCCGCTGGTCCCCCGAGGCCTACCGCCTCCTCGGCCGCGACCCCCTGCTCGGTCCGCTCACCCTGGACCAGCTCCCGGCCCGACTGCCCGAGCAGGACCGCCCCGCACTGCGTCGGCTGATGACCGACGTGCTGGTGCACGGGCGCGCGCGGACCGGCACCGTCCGGATCCTGCGGCCCGGCGGTGCCCCGAGCACGCTGCGGTGCGCCGGCCGGCCCGTACTGGACGAGGACGGTCGGATCACGGCCCTGCGCCTGCTGCTGCGCGCGGGCTGA
- a CDS encoding phosphotransferase — MYSSASTPAQSATRTAPRPPSAAGTRPGPKPVPQTRPAAARGTDGRSTDARGQAGRTALGLRTPDPVLNGGVPRPVPGRPGADRLLRGRPPQPQPVERIDPAALQTPAVRAALANIARICPAFTPRQVLREGSRHILVAGTIGRAPVVAKCLAPQAVRGEQFEQLVADFHHEVAVYRAFVRHRPPVRLPRLVAADHDRCVLVIERVPGRAAARERHPVNAPTPGEVRAILGAVRTLNLWRPPTDVFHTPLDYPMEIARFHSVGQLTDRDACDLRGLLHGLGHTPLQLCHGDALLGNILLAPSGPVLVDWEQAGWYLPGYDLAVLWSVLSGDTAARRQISQLAQSGGTMARDAFLVNLVLVLMREIRLYDVPGAGEEQRIMIRRLYEDAALARRAVRAAVGTR, encoded by the coding sequence ATGTACTCCTCAGCGTCCACGCCCGCCCAGAGCGCCACCCGCACCGCACCGCGCCCCCCCAGCGCGGCCGGTACCCGTCCCGGCCCGAAGCCCGTGCCGCAGACCCGCCCGGCGGCGGCCCGCGGCACCGACGGCCGCTCCACGGACGCCCGGGGGCAGGCCGGCCGGACGGCGCTGGGACTGCGCACCCCCGACCCCGTCCTGAACGGCGGCGTCCCCCGTCCCGTCCCGGGCCGGCCCGGCGCCGACCGGCTGCTGCGGGGCCGCCCGCCGCAGCCGCAGCCGGTCGAGCGGATCGACCCAGCCGCGCTGCAGACCCCGGCGGTGCGGGCGGCGCTCGCCAACATCGCGCGGATATGTCCCGCCTTCACCCCGCGCCAGGTCCTGCGGGAGGGCAGCCGCCACATCCTGGTGGCGGGCACCATCGGGCGTGCGCCGGTGGTGGCCAAGTGCCTGGCCCCGCAGGCCGTCCGGGGTGAGCAGTTCGAGCAGCTGGTGGCCGACTTCCACCACGAGGTGGCGGTCTACCGGGCCTTCGTCCGGCACCGTCCGCCGGTCCGGCTGCCCCGGCTGGTGGCGGCCGACCACGACCGCTGCGTGCTGGTGATCGAGCGGGTCCCCGGCCGGGCGGCCGCCCGCGAGCGGCATCCGGTGAACGCGCCCACCCCGGGCGAGGTGCGGGCCATCCTCGGAGCCGTCCGCACCCTGAACCTGTGGCGGCCGCCCACGGACGTCTTCCACACTCCGCTGGACTACCCGATGGAGATCGCCAGGTTCCACTCCGTCGGCCAGCTGACCGACCGGGACGCCTGCGACCTGCGCGGACTGCTGCACGGCCTCGGCCACACGCCGCTCCAGCTGTGCCACGGCGACGCGCTGCTCGGCAACATCCTGCTGGCGCCCTCCGGGCCGGTGCTGGTCGACTGGGAGCAGGCCGGCTGGTATCTGCCGGGCTACGACCTGGCGGTGCTCTGGAGCGTGCTGTCCGGGGACACCGCGGCGCGCCGGCAGATCAGCCAACTCGCCCAGTCCGGCGGAACCATGGCCCGGGACGCTTTCCTGGTCAACCTGGTACTTGTCCTGATGCGGGAGATCCGTCTGTACGACGTCCCGGGTGCCGGCGAGGAACAGCGGATCATGATCCGCCGCTTGTACGAGGACGCCGCGCTGGCCCGGCGGGCCGTTCGGGCCGCCGTCGGCACCCGCTGA
- a CDS encoding acyl-CoA dehydrogenase family protein, with translation MSPTADKSSSASSPRSGPDAAPADGPPAPSPVAEAFARLPRVVDLLAARAEEHDRDSTFPYQGIEAVHEAGLLTLTVAARYGGPGATLADTVRLLGQLGRGDASVAVVTAFTLLQHAEQGRGSGWPAAGYRRLLNESRRGPALVNTLRAEPGHPDGPPQTLARRDGDGWLLSGRKTYCTGAEALAWMAVTARTDEPVPRVGTFLVRGDSAGIEVDPTWDQLGLRASASHDVVLDGVRVPVELALGLGSGRDAAATAGIGRAWHDLALAAVYLGVARSAQDWLVRFLGRRTPANLTEPLATLPRYRSALGEIETVLIGAEELVHGLAPRVDLAEPDAIARTGPAQLLASRAAVSAVQQAVALTGNPGLSRRHPLERYLRDVLSGRVHFAADEIVLEAAGRSALDRTPVRGA, from the coding sequence ATGAGCCCCACCGCTGACAAGTCGTCGTCCGCCTCGTCCCCCCGGTCCGGCCCCGACGCCGCGCCGGCCGACGGCCCGCCCGCCCCCTCGCCGGTGGCGGAGGCGTTCGCCCGGCTGCCCCGGGTGGTCGACCTGCTGGCGGCCCGCGCCGAGGAGCACGACCGGGACTCGACCTTCCCCTACCAGGGCATCGAGGCCGTCCACGAGGCCGGGCTGCTGACCCTGACCGTCGCCGCCCGCTACGGCGGACCCGGCGCCACGCTCGCCGACACCGTCCGGCTTCTCGGCCAACTCGGGCGCGGTGACGCCTCGGTGGCGGTGGTCACCGCTTTCACCCTGCTCCAGCACGCCGAGCAGGGCCGGGGCAGTGGCTGGCCCGCGGCCGGTTACCGACGACTGCTCAACGAATCCCGGCGGGGGCCCGCGCTGGTGAACACCCTGCGGGCGGAGCCCGGCCATCCGGACGGCCCGCCCCAGACCCTCGCCCGCCGGGACGGCGACGGCTGGCTGCTCAGCGGCCGCAAGACGTACTGCACCGGTGCCGAGGCACTGGCCTGGATGGCGGTCACGGCCCGCACGGACGAGCCGGTACCCCGGGTCGGCACCTTTCTGGTCCGGGGCGACAGCGCGGGCATCGAGGTCGATCCCACCTGGGACCAGCTCGGTCTACGGGCCAGCGCCAGCCACGACGTGGTGCTGGACGGGGTCAGGGTCCCGGTCGAACTCGCGCTCGGCCTGGGCAGCGGACGGGACGCCGCCGCGACGGCCGGGATCGGCCGGGCCTGGCACGATCTGGCGCTCGCCGCCGTGTACCTCGGCGTGGCCAGATCCGCCCAGGACTGGCTGGTCCGATTCCTGGGCCGCCGCACACCCGCCAACCTGACCGAACCGCTGGCCACCCTGCCGCGCTACCGCAGTGCGCTGGGCGAGATCGAGACGGTGCTGATCGGCGCCGAGGAGCTGGTGCACGGCCTCGCACCCCGGGTCGACCTGGCGGAACCGGACGCGATCGCCCGGACCGGCCCGGCCCAGCTGCTCGCCTCCCGGGCCGCCGTCTCGGCCGTGCAGCAGGCCGTCGCGCTGACCGGGAACCCGGGCCTGAGCCGGCGCCACCCGCTGGAGCGCTACCTGCGCGACGTGCTCAGCGGGCGGGTGCACTTCGCCGCCGACGAGATCGTCCTGGAGGCGGCCGGGCGCTCCGCGCTGGACCGCACCCCGGTGCGCGGCGCCTGA
- a CDS encoding DUF397 domain-containing protein: MGTAGSTEALPGGRKPKVDLTGAVWQSSSKGVADVQIAFVGGHIAMRDGRQQDGPVLIFTPGEWRAFVLGARDGEFDLT, encoded by the coding sequence GTGGGGACGGCCGGTTCGACGGAGGCCCTCCCCGGCGGACGCAAGCCGAAGGTGGACCTGACGGGAGCGGTCTGGCAGTCCAGCAGCAAGGGGGTCGCGGACGTGCAGATCGCCTTCGTCGGGGGCCACATCGCGATGCGCGACGGGCGGCAGCAGGACGGTCCGGTGCTGATCTTCACGCCGGGAGAGTGGCGGGCCTTCGTGCTCGGTGCCCGGGACGGCGAGTTCGACCTCACCTGA
- a CDS encoding PTS-dependent dihydroxyacetone kinase phosphotransferase subunit DhaM, with amino-acid sequence MSRRDGARADVIPISDAPSAHPPAPRTPPSPARVPKPKAGRPPLHGRVGVVLVSHSEEVAAAAGALALSLAGPDAPAPVATTGGGLDDRDPGISAVLVAAATRRVDQGHGVVLLADLGGAVATVRALLASADEHGLPFPVRFADAPFVEGAVAAVATATAGGDLSAVLDAAEEAYRQRKD; translated from the coding sequence ATGAGCCGCCGGGACGGCGCCCGCGCCGATGTCATCCCCATCTCCGACGCCCCGTCGGCCCACCCACCGGCCCCCCGCACACCGCCCTCGCCCGCCCGGGTGCCGAAGCCGAAGGCGGGTCGGCCGCCACTGCACGGCCGGGTCGGGGTCGTGCTGGTCTCGCACAGCGAGGAGGTGGCCGCGGCGGCCGGCGCGCTGGCGCTCTCGCTCGCCGGACCGGACGCCCCGGCTCCGGTCGCCACCACCGGCGGCGGCCTCGACGACCGCGACCCGGGGATCAGCGCGGTCCTGGTCGCCGCCGCGACGCGCCGGGTCGACCAGGGCCACGGGGTGGTCCTGCTCGCGGACCTGGGCGGCGCGGTGGCCACCGTACGGGCCCTGCTGGCCTCGGCCGACGAGCACGGCCTGCCCTTCCCTGTGCGGTTCGCGGACGCACCGTTCGTGGAGGGCGCGGTCGCCGCCGTGGCCACCGCGACCGCGGGCGGCGACCTCTCCGCGGTGCTGGACGCGGCGGAGGAGGCGTACCGCCAGCGGAAGGACTGA
- a CDS encoding NUDIX domain-containing protein, with protein MAIPQFLADLRSVVGDRLLWLSGVAAVIVDDDGRVLLGQRADDGHWSLIGGILDPGEQPADGLVREVEEEAGVVVRPELLASVTVSPEVVFDNGDRCQFLELTFRCRWVSGEARVNDDESLDIRWFAPDALPELSPRILNRLTQALECRGETAFVLDGGPPALAG; from the coding sequence ATGGCTATTCCTCAGTTTCTCGCGGACCTCCGCTCCGTGGTGGGCGACCGCCTGCTCTGGCTGAGCGGCGTCGCCGCCGTGATCGTGGATGACGACGGCCGCGTGCTGCTCGGACAGCGGGCGGACGACGGCCACTGGTCGCTGATCGGCGGCATCCTCGACCCGGGCGAGCAGCCGGCCGACGGCCTGGTCCGCGAGGTCGAGGAGGAGGCCGGGGTCGTGGTGCGGCCCGAACTGCTGGCCTCGGTGACCGTGTCGCCCGAGGTCGTCTTCGACAACGGGGACCGCTGCCAGTTCCTCGAACTGACCTTCCGGTGCCGGTGGGTGAGCGGCGAGGCCCGGGTCAACGACGACGAGTCGCTGGACATCCGCTGGTTCGCGCCGGACGCCCTGCCGGAGCTGTCACCGCGCATCCTCAACCGGCTGACCCAGGCACTGGAGTGCCGCGGCGAGACCGCCTTCGTGCTGGACGGCGGGCCGCCGGCGCTGGCCGGGTAG
- a CDS encoding polysaccharide deacetylase family protein: MPHSQTTAVRGLPSVAPTPAQAPGASGGPSARPGRAAARSGSVALAPDVRTTDAGTRDVNATDVNATGGAATGATQEADGAQHACGPGGPGDWLRFAPVQPLFRARAAQRLAVLAYHGVTDSRSFGAQLDRLRRLAVPVSLEAVQSAVAEQRPLPPRSVLITFDDADRSVLTHALPELTRRGIPAAAFVISELIGTDRPFWWHEAAFLARNGGRARSLRTDHPDHLLPHLKQLPDPDRRRSLQELRVSAHRRPPRQVQLAPEDLLALRDGQVAIGNHTQGHPCLGRCDAATVRAEITGAHDALTRWLGEPPTAFAYPDGGHDPRAETVLDELGYRLGFLSDHRLGPRLPEHPLQISRLQVDNSTSARRFDTILSGLEPAYRRWRGRSVA, from the coding sequence GTGCCGCACAGCCAGACCACGGCCGTCAGAGGCCTGCCGTCCGTCGCACCGACGCCTGCCCAGGCGCCCGGCGCGTCGGGCGGCCCGTCCGCACGACCGGGCCGCGCCGCCGCCCGGTCCGGCTCCGTCGCGCTCGCGCCGGACGTCAGGACGACGGATGCCGGCACCAGGGACGTCAACGCCACGGACGTCAACGCGACGGGCGGCGCCGCGACCGGCGCCACGCAGGAGGCGGACGGCGCCCAGCACGCCTGCGGCCCCGGCGGGCCGGGCGACTGGCTGCGCTTCGCGCCCGTCCAGCCGCTGTTCAGGGCACGGGCCGCGCAGCGCCTCGCGGTGCTCGCGTACCACGGGGTGACCGACTCGCGCTCCTTCGGGGCCCAGCTGGACCGGCTGCGCAGGCTGGCCGTCCCGGTGTCACTGGAGGCGGTGCAGAGTGCCGTGGCCGAGCAGCGGCCGCTGCCGCCGCGCAGTGTGCTGATCACCTTCGACGACGCCGACCGCAGCGTGCTGACCCACGCCCTGCCGGAGCTGACCCGCCGGGGGATCCCCGCGGCGGCCTTCGTGATCTCCGAGCTGATCGGGACGGACCGGCCGTTCTGGTGGCACGAGGCAGCCTTCCTCGCCCGCAACGGCGGGCGGGCCCGCTCGCTCCGCACCGATCACCCGGACCACTTGCTGCCGCACCTCAAGCAGCTGCCCGACCCCGACCGCCGCCGCAGCCTGCAGGAACTGCGGGTCAGCGCGCACCGCAGGCCGCCCCGCCAGGTCCAGCTCGCGCCGGAGGACCTGCTGGCGCTGCGGGACGGGCAGGTCGCGATCGGCAACCACACCCAGGGGCACCCGTGCCTGGGACGCTGCGACGCCGCGACCGTCCGGGCCGAGATCACCGGCGCGCATGACGCGCTGACCCGCTGGCTCGGCGAGCCGCCGACCGCGTTCGCCTACCCGGACGGCGGCCACGACCCGCGGGCGGAGACGGTGCTCGACGAGCTGGGGTACCGGCTCGGGTTCCTGTCCGACCACCGGCTGGGGCCCCGGCTGCCCGAGCACCCGTTGCAGATCAGCCGGCTCCAGGTGGACAACTCCACCAGCGCCCGTCGCTTCGACACGATCCTGTCCGGACTGGAGCCGGCCTACCGGCGCTGGCGCGGCCGGTCGGTGGCCTGA
- a CDS encoding glutamate racemase, with amino-acid sequence MKIALVDSGIGLLAAAAALRGLRPDADLVLSSDPDGMPWGPRTPADVTAHALACARAAAAHEPDALVIACNTASVHALDALRAAWEPGLPVIGTVPAIKPAAAAGRPVAIWATPATTGSAYQRGLIRDFAGAAEVTEVACPGLADAVERGDERAIGAAVADAAARTPAGTAEIVLGCTHYELVDDLIRAAVAPAAGPGLRLYGSADAVAAQALRRIAEAGRGTGTGGGRLTVLHSGRPGALGAVADRYPQGRLVAAGPTATLATPATA; translated from the coding sequence GTGAAGATCGCACTGGTGGACTCCGGCATCGGCTTGCTGGCGGCGGCCGCCGCCCTGCGGGGCCTGCGGCCCGACGCGGACCTCGTGCTCTCCTCGGATCCGGACGGGATGCCCTGGGGCCCGCGCACGCCCGCGGACGTGACGGCGCACGCCCTCGCCTGCGCGCGGGCGGCCGCGGCGCACGAGCCGGACGCGTTGGTCATCGCCTGCAACACCGCATCCGTGCACGCCCTGGACGCGCTGCGCGCCGCGTGGGAACCGGGGCTGCCGGTGATCGGCACCGTCCCCGCCATCAAGCCGGCCGCCGCGGCCGGACGCCCGGTGGCGATCTGGGCCACCCCCGCCACCACCGGCAGCGCGTACCAGCGCGGTCTGATCCGCGACTTCGCCGGGGCGGCCGAGGTCACCGAGGTGGCCTGCCCCGGCCTCGCCGACGCGGTGGAACGCGGGGACGAACGGGCCATCGGCGCGGCCGTCGCCGACGCGGCCGCCCGCACTCCGGCCGGGACGGCCGAGATCGTCCTCGGCTGCACGCACTACGAACTGGTCGACGACCTCATCCGGGCGGCCGTCGCCCCCGCCGCCGGCCCCGGGCTGCGGCTGTACGGCTCGGCCGACGCGGTCGCGGCCCAGGCCCTGCGGCGGATCGCCGAGGCGGGCCGGGGCACCGGGACCGGCGGCGGGCGGCTGACCGTCCTGCACAGCGGCCGGCCGGGCGCACTCGGCGCCGTCGCCGACCGCTACCCGCAGGGACGCCTGGTCGCGGCCGGCCCGACCGCGACCCTGGCTACGCCCGCGACGGCCTGA